GCTGCATATTAATGGCGGTGTCGCGTGGATTCATGCGCCGAATGTGCGCTCCGAGCGGGCACGCGAAACCGTGAGGGTCCATTTCGCGATAATTAAAATCATTCGTTCGCTGCGGATCTGCACCAAGGCTTGGATCGTCATGATTGGGTGCAAGAACCAATGGTGCGCCGCTTCGCCATCTGCCCATAAGCTTCGCCGCGATCAGTTCCTGCTCTTCCTGGGTTTCGCCGTGTTTGCGGAGAAACTCGCGAAATGCACCGACGTGTTCCTCCAGCCGGAGATAAGCCAAATAGCTGCCATTACGGGTAAGGACTGCAGGTTGCGGCAGCGGCGGAGGCGCGCCTTCCTCGTCGTGATAGCCGAGAAAGAATTCACCTGCCTTGATCGGCGGCCCCGATCCCCGAGTCGGTTCGACGCCCATTCCCTCGATCACCGGTTGCGAAAGCCGATCGCGGTAGCCGAAGTGTTCCCGCACACAGTCGAATGGCGGGATCGCTTCGAGATCTAAAGATGAAAGAATCTCTACACCTTCGCATTCTGACAAATAGTCTTTGTGCTGCTGTCGGCACCGTTCCCGCTCCGGAACGTCGCGGGCAAATAGTATGGCAATCGCGTGGAGGTCGGGGCTCGCCAGGCCTCCGAGCCAATGAATCGGATGATTTGCGCCGGTGCTTCCGAGTACCTCTACACGAGCAGCCATGCCCTGGCGAAATTCCTGAGGGAACGTAGCCAGTGAACCTTCGTCTACACCGAGCGCTTTCAACCCGTTCCAGGTGAAAGCTACGGTTATCCATCGAGAGTCCAACTGGCTGGTCGAGGCAACAGCCTTTGCGGTGCCCACTTTGTCGATGATGCCGCTCAGCCATTTGCGACCGCAGGATGGATTCGCGAAAGTTAAAAACTCATAGCGCGCTGCGAGGGCAGGTGGTCGTGCTACCAAAAAGTGCTGGATGTCTTCGAAGTCGAGCATCAATGTCCTCGTTCTCGATATGGCTTACAATTCCGCAATGCGCACACATTCTCTGGTAAACGACCGAACCTAAACATGTGGCAACATCGGCACTACTGCATCAAATCAAGCATCTTGGAAAAGGCTTCTTTCAGGGCCAATGCTTTTTTGATCTCCTCTGCGGTAACGAATGGATACTCGCCATATTCCAAAAAGCTGGGGCACTGGTGTTCGTGAAGGAAGTTGGCGAAGGCAGGAACGTTCGTCCTCCAATCTTCAGGAAATCCCTCAAGGTTTTCAAAAACTGTGTTC
The DNA window shown above is from Acidobacteriota bacterium and carries:
- a CDS encoding peroxidase, coding for MLDFEDIQHFLVARPPALAARYEFLTFANPSCGRKWLSGIIDKVGTAKAVASTSQLDSRWITVAFTWNGLKALGVDEGSLATFPQEFRQGMAARVEVLGSTGANHPIHWLGGLASPDLHAIAILFARDVPERERCRQQHKDYLSECEGVEILSSLDLEAIPPFDCVREHFGYRDRLSQPVIEGMGVEPTRGSGPPIKAGEFFLGYHDEEGAPPPLPQPAVLTRNGSYLAYLRLEEHVGAFREFLRKHGETQEEQELIAAKLMGRWRSGAPLVLAPNHDDPSLGADPQRTNDFNYREMDPHGFACPLGAHIRRMNPRDTAINMQRRKMIRRGGTYGPPLPETASDDGVERGIAAFVGCASLVRQFEFAMNVWVNDPNFHELGNERDPIMGTQDGSFDMTIPKRPIRRKITHLPAFTTVRGGAYFFLPGIKGLRYLMTLGNGCSSIAHEEVLT